A single window of Panulirus ornatus isolate Po-2019 chromosome 52, ASM3632096v1, whole genome shotgun sequence DNA harbors:
- the LOC139765010 gene encoding glutathione peroxidase 7-like, whose product MYMIGTLSVFLILSLHCCRGQDFYSFTVNDHLGKEVSLEDYRGKATLVVNVASQCGYTESTYRALKKLHDILSYGNYFSVLAFPCNQFGDQEPLDIPEIIEFVTTEYDVEFPVFNKIPVIGEHADPAFKYLIEESSVVPDWNFYKYLVDHTGHVIKAWATRTSIEEIFDDVQAAVEKAKKAAKSDKSTVEDSSVKDSEARRDEL is encoded by the exons ATGTATATGATAGGAACCTTAAGTGTGTTTCTAATTTTGAGTTTGCATTGCTGTAGAGGCCAAGACTTCTACAGTTTTACAGTAAATGACCACCTGGGAAAAGAAGTGTCTTTAGAAGATTATCGTGGGAAG GCTACACTTGTGGTTAATGTGGCTAGTCAGTGTGGCTACACAGAGAGTACATACCGAGCTCTCAAGAAACTGCATGATATTCTCA gctATGGGAATTATTTTTCTGTCCTTGCATTCCCCTGCAATCAGTTTGGTGATCAAGAACCCCTTGATATACCAGAGATCATTGAATTTGTTACCACAGAGTATGATGTAGAGTTTCCAGTTTTCAATAAGATCCCGGTAATTGGGGAACATGCTGATCCAGCCTTCAAGTATCTTATTG AGGAATCGTCAGTGGTACCAGATTGGAACTTCTACAAGTACCTTGTAGATCATACAGGTCATGTTATTAAAGCATGGGCAACTCGCACATCTATAGAAGAAATTTTTGATGATGTCCAGGCAGCTGTAGAGAAAGCTAAGAAAGCAGCCAAGTCAGATAAGAGTACGGTTGAAGACTCATCTGTTAAAGATTCAGAAGCTAGGAGAGATGAATTGTAA